The following is a genomic window from Polaribacter atrinae.
AATAATATAAATAATAAGGTTATTGAAAGAAAGTATGCTAAAAAAAAACTCCAATTTTAATAATTGGAGTTTTTTAATTTTGAATTTATTTTTGAGCTAGTTGCCATTTCCATGAAGAGGCTAATGCTTCTTCTAGAGTTTGTTCTGTTTTCCAGTTTAATTCTTTGTTAGCAATAGTAGTATCTGCATAAGCAGCAGTAATATCACCTTCTCTTCTTGGAACAATTTTATAATTTAATGGTTTTCCAGAAGCTTTTTCAAAAGCTTTAATTACTTCTAAAACAGAACTTCCTTTTCCTGTACCTACATTAAAATATTCAAATGCTTTTTTGTTATTCTTTTTGATTAGACGTTGTAAAGCAGCAATATGTGCTTTTGCTAAATCTACTACGTGAATATAATCACGAACCGCAGTACCATCTACAGTATCATAATCATCACCAAAAACAGATAATTCTGCACGCATACCTGCAGCTGTTTGTGTAATATAAGGAATCAAGTTTTGAGGTACTCCTAAAGGTAATTCTCCAATTTTAATTGATGGGTGTGCGCCAATCGGGTTAAAATATCTTAAGGCAATAATATTTAAATCATGTGCTCTACTAGCGTCTCTTAAAATTTCTTCACCAATTTGTTTTGTGTTTCCGTAAGTAGATTCTGCTGCTTTTACAGGTGCATTTTCTGTAATAGGCAACTCATCTGCTTGACCGTAAACAGTACAAGAAGAGGAGAAAATAAAGTTGTCTAACTTTCTGTCTCTCATTTCTTGTAATAAATATACTAAAGAACCTAAGTTGTTTTCGTAGTAATCTAAAGGTTTGTGCATACTTTCTCCAACTGCTTTAAAGGCAGCAAAGTGAATAATACCGTCTACTTTATTGTTTTCGAAAAAGTTTTTTACATCACTTTTAATTCTTAAATCGATTTGATGAAAATCTGGCTTAATACCTGTTATAGATGTAATGTTATCTAGTACACCGATAGATGTGTTCGATAAATCATCGATAATTACTACTTCAAAACCTTCGTTTTGTAATTCTACAACGGTGTGAGAACCAATAAATCCTAATCCTCCTGTAATTAATATTCTTTTCATTCTGTTTTATTTATGCATCATTAAGAGGAATTACAATGCAGTAATATGTTTGGTTATTATAAGATAGCAATGTTGTTTTTCCTCTAAATAACAATGCTATCCTTTTTAGTCTACAAAATCTAAAATAGTCT
Proteins encoded in this region:
- the galE gene encoding UDP-glucose 4-epimerase GalE → MKRILITGGLGFIGSHTVVELQNEGFEVVIIDDLSNTSIGVLDNITSITGIKPDFHQIDLRIKSDVKNFFENNKVDGIIHFAAFKAVGESMHKPLDYYENNLGSLVYLLQEMRDRKLDNFIFSSSCTVYGQADELPITENAPVKAAESTYGNTKQIGEEILRDASRAHDLNIIALRYFNPIGAHPSIKIGELPLGVPQNLIPYITQTAAGMRAELSVFGDDYDTVDGTAVRDYIHVVDLAKAHIAALQRLIKKNNKKAFEYFNVGTGKGSSVLEVIKAFEKASGKPLNYKIVPRREGDITAAYADTTIANKELNWKTEQTLEEALASSWKWQLAQK